From Vigna radiata var. radiata cultivar VC1973A unplaced genomic scaffold, Vradiata_ver6 scaffold_215, whole genome shotgun sequence, the proteins below share one genomic window:
- the LOC106778165 gene encoding protein CURVATURE THYLAKOID 1B, chloroplastic translates to MASTSSALTVSSSSTLFDGKAPRHSPPLSPQCVSLPLPNFHSQNRSWKTTAYNGKIARNVMAMATGEAPAEASSTEVPEIVKTLQETWDKVDDKYAVSSLVLVGVIALWGSIGLISAIDRLPLIPGVLEIVGIGYTGWFVYKNIVFKPDRENLIQKVKETYNEILGSN, encoded by the exons ATGGCTTCAACCTCTTCTGCTCTCACTGTATCCTCTTCTTCCACACTTTTTGATGGCAAGGCTCCAAGACACTCACCACCTCTTTCTCCACAATGTGTCAGCCTTCCCCTCCCCAATTTCCACTCTCAAAACCGTTCATGGAAGACCACTGCTTATA ATGGCAAGATTGCTCGAAATGTTATGGCAATGGCCACTGGAGAGGCACCGGCCGAAGCTTCCTCAACCGAGGTGCCAGAGATTGTCAAGACTCTTCAAGAAACC TGGGACAAAGTTGATGATAAGTATGCAGTGAGTTCACTGGTCCTGGTTGGTGTCATTGCATTGTGGGGCTCAATTGGATTGATCTCG GCAATTGATAGGCTTCCCTTGATTCCTGGGGTTCTTGAGATTGTAGGCATTGGCTACACTGGG TGGTTCGTATATAAGAACATAGTTTTCAAGCCAGACAG GGAAAATTTGATAcagaaagtaaaagaaacatACAATGAAATACTGGGGAGCAACTGA